The window ACGCCCCAGCGCGCGACATAGTTGCCCTCGAACGCGTAGAACAGGGCAACCAGTAGATAGACTGCGGCCCAGCCCACCGGCACAGGCTCCCCCAGATCGACGGAAGGGATGAGGATGATCAAAACGCCAACGAGACCAAACGCCAAACCCGCGAGCCGCCTCAGGGCAAACCGCTCCGTGCGCAAAAGAAGGGCGATCACAAAGGCAAACATCGGGATCACGCTTAGCAACAAAGACATGACGCCAGCCGGTAGAAACACCGCCGTTTGATAAGATAGTGTGTTGGGCAACACAGTCCCGATCAGAGCGATGACCAAATAGGCCCGAAGCGCCCCTGCGTGGAGAGGCAGCTTTGTACGGCGCAGCAAGCAGATGACCAGCATCAACGCCGCACCAAGCACTTGCTGCCAGAAGACCAGCCCGAAATACCCGTAACCCGTGCTGACCGCGATCTTCGTCATTGGTTGGGTTGCGCCCCAGCCCGCCCCCATCAGCACCAGAAATAGGCTGAACAACAGCACTTCGCGGCGGCTTAGCCCAAGATGGTCCGCCTGTTCGGTCACGGGGCGCTCTGTTGTAATTTCCCGCCTTGCCGCACCGGAACCAC is drawn from Sulfitobacter sp. S223 and contains these coding sequences:
- a CDS encoding DMT family transporter; this translates as MTEQADHLGLSRREVLLFSLFLVLMGAGWGATQPMTKIAVSTGYGYFGLVFWQQVLGAALMLVICLLRRTKLPLHAGALRAYLVIALIGTVLPNTLSYQTAVFLPAGVMSLLLSVIPMFAFVIALLLRTERFALRRLAGLAFGLVGVLIILIPSVDLGEPVPVGWAAVYLLVALFYAFEGNYVARWGVAGLDPFQLMLGAALVGLAVITPLMLVSGQTITPQWPMPAAQSALVASSVIHVIVYASYVWLVGRAGAVFAVQVSYMVTGFGLFWAWLILNEAFSLLIFVSLAAMFTGMYLVQPRPKAVLAAHDAIDDK